A single region of the Drosophila takahashii strain IR98-3 E-12201 chromosome 2R, DtakHiC1v2, whole genome shotgun sequence genome encodes:
- the LOC108061462 gene encoding myrosinase 1-like: MFKFILPVLLLITSCLGRPESQIRRFPNDFLWGVGSSAYQIEGGWNADDKGESIWDFLTHTHPEKIADQSNADISADSYHQWKRDVQMVKKLNVGTYRFSLSWPRIMPGGYKNRVSTAGIKYYSNLIDELLRYNITPMVTIYHWDLPQKLQELGGWTNPEIIPLFKDYARFVLKTYGDRVKTWTTINEPWHVCECGLGLDYMAPSYNYPGIPSYLCGHNLLKAHAEVVHMYREQFQSKQGGRIGITLDTSWMEPKDINSTDDREASERAMQFYLGWFAHPIFSEHGNYPKVMIERIRNLSKKQGFGVRSRLPEFTTEEIHRIRGTSDFFGINSYTTKLVTLNGHNNTGQFPVPSFNHDMGVVETQKGVDWPSSGSDWLKVYPKGMYNLLMWINREYNAPEILVTENGVSDRGGLEDYARVDYYNLYLSAVLDAIEDGVNITGYIAWSLMDSYEWKVGFTEKFGLYHVDFNSPKRTRTPKISARVFAQICKTNTIDLRYRPKLNEEQQQVAMAQLPAENQVARTSGASQLKSEGSSSPGSL, from the exons atgttcaaatttaTACTGCCCGTATTGTTGCTGATTACCTC ATGTCTTGGCAGGCCCGAAAGCCAAATTCGTCGATTCCCAAACGACTTTCTCTGGGGAGTTGGTTCATCTGCTTACCAAATCGAGGGAGGCTGGAACGCGGATGATAAGGGGGAATCGATCTGGGACTTTCTCACCCACACACATCCCGAGAAAATAGCCGATCAATCAAACGCTGATATCTCGGCGGACAGCTATCATCAG TGGAAACGGGATGTTCAAATGGTGAAAAAACTGAATGTTGGCACGTACCGATTCTCCTTGTCCTGGCCCCGAATAATGCCCGGTGGATATAAGAATCGCGTCAGCACGGCAGGCATTAAATACTACTCAAATCTGATCGACGAGCTGCTCCGGTACAATATTACACCGATGGTGACGATCTACCATTGGGACCTGCCCCAAAAGCTTCAAGAGCTAGGAGGTTGGACCAATCCGGAGATTATACCTCTGTTCAAGGATTACGCTCGCTTTGTGCTGAAAACGTACGGTGATCGGGTGAAAACCTGGACCACAATCAACGAGCCGTGgcatgtgtgtgagtgtggccTCGGACTGGATTACATGGCACCGTCCTATAATTACCCTGGCATTCCCTCCTATCTGTGTGGTCACAACTTGCTGAAAGCCCACGCTGAGGTGGTGCACATGTATCGCGAACAATTTCAGTCGAAACAAGGTGGACGCATTGGCATTACCTTGGATACATCCTGGATGGAGCCCAAGGATATTAATTCCACCGACGATCGCGAGGCCTCCGAGCGAGCCATGCAGTTCTATTTGGGCTGGTTCGCACATCCCATCTTCTCCGAGCACGGCAACTATCCCAAGGTGATGATCGAGAGGATCAGGAATCTAAGCAAAAAGCAGGGTTTTGGTGTTCGATCCAGATTGCCCGAATTCACCACGGAGGAGATTCATCGCATCCGAGGCACCTCCGATTTCTTCGGTATCAATTCGTACACCACCAAACTGGTCACTTTGAATGGACACAATAATACCGGCCAGTTTCCGGTTCCTTCGTTCAATCATGATATGGGAGTGGTGGAGACCCAGAAGGGCGTCGACTGGCCCAGTTCGGGATCCGATTGGCTGAAG GTCTATCCCAAGGGAATGTACAATCTGTTGATGTGGATAAACCGAGAGTACAATGCACCCGAGATATTGGTAACGGAGAATGGCGTCAGTGATCGTGGTGGTCTGGAGGATTACGCTCGTGTGGATTACTATAACCTCTATCTCTCAGCGGTGCTGGATGCCATCGAGGATGGTGTAAATATCACTGGCTATATCGCCTGGTCTCTGATGGACAGCTATGAGTGGAAGGTTGGCTTCACGGAGAAGTTTGGCCTCTATCATGTGGACTTCAATTCCCCGAAACGCACAAGAACCCCCAAGATTTCAGCGCGAGTCTTTGCCCAGATCTGTAAGACAAACACCATCGATTTGAGATACAGACCCAAGCTCAATGAAGAACAGCAACAGGTGGCCATGGCCCAGTTGCCGGCCGAGAATCAAGTGGCTAGAACAAGTGGTGCTAGTCAGTTGAAGTCCGAGGGGTCTTCTTCTCCTGGCTCTCTTTAG
- the cbc gene encoding protein CLP1 homolog, which produces MAENHGKDYTLEADSELRFEIEQKEAKVLVSLVNGFAEMFGTELVKKKQYEFGMGAKVAIFTYQGCVLHVSGKMDVCYISKETPMVQYVNCHAALEQFRTEAEEKDRRGPVAMVVGPMDVGKSTLCRILLNYAVRVGRRPLYADLDVGQGSIAISGSVATILIERPASVEEGFVKTAPLVYHFGHKSPSGNSVLYNAVVSKMAEVTLQSLNSNKRTKSSGIIVNTCGWVKGSGYAHLLHAAQAYGACAIFVLDQERLYNELLRDVPKGVNVVLLPKSGGVVERSKELRHEARDQRIKEYFYGNSRAPFYPFSFEVKFQDLRLYKIGAPPLPDSCMPIGMKAEDNKTKVVAVTPTPALIHHVLALSFAESVEDEVIGTNVAGFCCVTEVDMERQAVMLLSPQPRPLPPNALLLWSELQFMDNHT; this is translated from the exons ATGGCGGAAAATCACGGCAAGGACTACACACTGGAGGCCGACTCCGAGCTGCGCTTTGAAATCGAGCAGAAGGAAGCCAAAGTTCTGGTGTCC CTCGTCAATGGCTTTGCGGAGATGTTCGGCACAGAGCTGGTGAAGAAAAAGCAATACGAGTTCGGCATGGGCGCCAAGGTGGCCATCTTCACATATCAGGGCTGTGTGCTGCACGTCTCCGGCAAAATGGACGTGTGCTACATCTCCAAGGAGACGCCGATGGTGCAGTACGTCAACTGCCACGCGGCCCTCGAGCAATTCCGCACGGAGGCCGAGGAGAAGGACCGCCGCGGCCCAGTGGCCATGGTTGTCGGCCCCATGGACGTGGGCAAGAGCACGCTCTGCCGGATTCTGCTCAATTACGCAGTGCGCGTTGGTCGGCGGCCTCTGTACGCCGACTTGGACGTTGGCCAGGGCTCCATTGCCATTTCCGGCAGCGTGGCCACCATTCTCATCGAGCGGCCGGCCAGCGTCGAGGAGGGATTCGTCAAGACGGCGCCGCTGGTCTACCACTTTGGCCACAAGTCGCCCAGCGGAAACAGTGTGCTGTACAACGCCGTCGTCTCCAAGATGGCCGAGGTCACGCTGCAGTCCCTAAACAGCAATAAGAGGA CCAAAAGCTCTGGCATTATAGTAAACACCTGCGGCTGGGTAAAGGGCTCCGGCTATGCGCATTTGTTGCACGCTGCCCAGGCGTATGGGGCCTGTGCCATCTTCGTTCTGGACCAGGAGCGCCTGTACAACGAGCTACTGCGCGATGTGCCCAAGGGCGTCAATGTGGTGCTGCTGCCCAAGAGTGGCGGTGTCGTGGAGCGCAGTAAGGAGCTGCGCCACGAGGCGAGGGATCAACGCATCAAGGAGTACTTTTACGGCAATTCAAGGGCACCCTTCTACCCGTTCAGCTTCGAGGTGAAGTTCCAGGATCTGCGACTGTACAAGATCGGGGCGCCGCCGCTGCCCGACTCCTGCATGCCAATTGGCATGAAGGCGGAGGACAACAAGACCAAGGTGGTGGCCGTCACGCCCACACCCGCCCTCATCCATCACGTGCTGGCCCTCAGCTTTGCCGAGTCCGTGGAGGATGAGGTGATTGGCACCAACGTGGCCGGCTTCTGTTGTGT AACCGAAGTGGATATGGAAAGGCAGGCCGTGATGTTGCTCTCCCCGCAGCCGCGACCTCTTCCCCCAAATGCCCTGCTGCTGTGGTCGGAGCTTCAGTTCATGGACAACCACACCTAG